The DNA sequence CGTTGCTTCATTGCAGAGCGCCGCCATTTCCTCCACATATTCAAGCGTGAAACCCGGATAGAGCACGCCTTGGTCGCCCATCGCCGGATCGAGAACGATGTGGGCACCCTCGGCCGCAAACGTATGGATGATTCCCCGCACGATGTCGATCTGCTGGCGCGAACCCAGATAGCCGATCAGGATGCCGTCGAATTTGATGCCCAATGATTGCCAATGCTGCAGGATTCCGCCCATTTCCTGGGTCAGATCCAGAAAGGTATAGCCTTCAAATTCTTTACCCGTATGGGTGGACAACAGTGCTGTCGGCAGGATGCTCACCCAATTGTCCAGGCAGCTCACTACAGGAACCGCCACGTTCATGGAAATACGGCAACTGGCGGAAATATCTTGGATAATCAGTACTCTCGGTTGACTCAAAGCTTGCACCCCTTTACTTTTGAAACTCAATTATCCCCATTCTATCATCTTTTCATTGGATTTCCTCATTTTTCCATCATTTTGAAAAGAATTGTGAAAACGATGAGAAAAAGAGTGCAAACTTTTGCATAAGGGCTATAATTAAAAATAATGCTTGGAGGCGATTCGCATGAAAACTGAAAAAAGCAGTACTTACAGATTGGTTGTTTTGGCCTTATTTATGGCGCTTACCGTCGTCATGACTTTATTGTTCCGCATCCCGATCCCTTACGGCTACGTCAACTTGGGGGACATGGTGCTCCTGTTGGCAGGTCTGTCCTTCGGAGGCAGCGCGGGCTTCTTCGTAGGCGCACTCGGCAGCATGCTGGCCGACCTGTTCGCCGGTTATGCCTTCTATGCGCCGATCACTTTCGTCGTGAAAGGCTTGGAAGGATTCTTTGCCGGTTGGTTATTCCATAAAATGGACCACAAAAAGCCGTGGCTTGCTACGGGAATCGCCGGTGTGTGGATGGCGATCGGATACGCCATCGGGGACACGATCCTTTTCAGTTTTGGTGCCGCGATAGCGTCGTTCCCGTTGAACATCGCGCAAGGTCTCGCGGGGGCATTCCTGTCCACCCTCTTGTACCGTTGGTTGAACCCTTACATCACGAAGAAATTGAAATAACAAATGTCCGCGCAAGCGATGAAATCCGAAAAGAACGCCCACTCCGTGATCCGTGCGGAGTGGGCGTTCTTTCAGCATCTATTCCGCTCAAAAAAGCAGAGCGGCCAATAAAGGGATCGTAAACACCGAAAGCAGTGTCGAAATGAAGACGTAGCGCGTTGCGAAGGCTGTGTTGCCTCCATACTGCATCGACAGTGCGACAGCCATCGCCGGGCCGGGCATGGCCGCGATGATGACGAGGATCCCCAGCATGATCGGGTTCGTCAGGATGCCCTTCAAAGCCCACCAAAGGAACAGCGGAATCACGATCATGCGGTAGAACGCAAATAGATAGATTTTCCATTCCTTGAAGGCACCGAGGATGTCGATGTCGGCCAAAGACGCGCCGATGATGATCATCGCCAATGGGGAAGTGATGTTCCCGATGCTGGTGGCTGTATCCATGACCAACGCCGGCAATTTGATATCGAACAGGAAAACGAAAACCGCAAACAGCGAAGCGAGGTTGCCAGGATTCAGCAGGATCGCTTTCCAGTTCGCCCGCGATTTTTTCGAGCCTTTCGCAATCAGGAAGACACCCAAAGAGTAAATCAGCAGGTTGTTTGGGATGCCATACAGCGAGGCATAAAAAAGCGCGCCGGTGCCGAAAATGGCCTGCACGACCGGCAGCCCCATGAAGCCGTTGTTCGTGAAGATGGTCAGGAACTCGATGATCCCTTCCGTTTCAGCATCCGCGCGGAACAGTTTGGGACTGAACTTGGCCAAACCGACCGTGAAAAGATACATCAGCGTTGCGGTCAGCAGGACGAAGAGCGTGTCCGATTTCGTGCCTACTTCCCCTGCACCCTCAACAGAAGCGATGACGAGCGCCGGCACCGTGACATAGGTGATCAATGCCGCAAAATTGGCGTTCGCGTGCTTGTCGAAAACCTTCATGACCGTCGCGAGATAGCCCACAAACATGATCAAGACCAGCATGATCATCCTACCAAATACAACCCTAACATCCAAAACCCGAACGCCTCCCCTGACCCATCCAATTTATATATCCAAATTCTAACACAGTTCCGCCCTGTTCCTACAGCTTTCAGTTCAGTTTTCTGATTTTGGATAGCCATTACAGTTACGCAAACTGAGCATATCGGTCCAGATTTGGCGGACATAATGCTAGAATGGAAGCAACAATGCAACAAATCCTACTGTCACATTTTATTCAGAAAGGTGGATCACTATGCAGGAAAAACTGACGATCCTTCAGATCAACGACACCCACAGCTATTTGGAGCTGCACAACGAACTGTTCTATGAAAAGGAAACTTTGGCTTTCCGCAAAGCAGGCGGCTATGCCCGCATCCAAAGCCTGATCAAAGATTTCCGCAGCAAGAACCCGACCCTCGTTTTCGACAACGGCGACACGATCCACGGCACCTACGAAGCGGTCGCTACGAAAGGCTGGCACATGCTGCCGGTCCTGAACGAAGTCGGTTTCGATGCCATGACGTTCCACTGGGACACAGGCTTCGGTCCGGCCAATCTGAAACAAATCGGAAAGCAATTGGATTACCCGATTCTCGCAATCAATGCCTATGAAAAGGAAAGCGGCAATTTGGCGTTCGAGCCGTACAAAATCCTGTCCGTCGGCGAACTTTCGATCGGGGTGATCGGCATCGCCTGCAACATCATCGACAAAACGATGCCGCCCCATTTCAGCGAAGGTCTTTCCTTCACATTGGGCCGCGAGGAACTGCCAGGCTATGTGGCGGAATTGAAGGAAAAAGCGGTCGACCTGATCATCATCCTGTCCCATCTCGGTTTCCCGCAGGATCTGAAATTGATGAGCGAAGTCGAAGGCGTGGCGATCTGTCTGAGCGGCCACACCCACAACCGTCAGGAACACATCGTCCAGGTCGGCGAAACGGCAGTCATCCAATCCGGCTCGCACGGCTCTTTCCTTGGTGCACTCGAACTGAGCCTTGAGGACGGCGCGATCCAAACAATCGAACATCAACTGATTCCGGTGACGCAGGATATCCCGGAAGATGCTGAGATGAAAACATTGGTCGAGGCTGCCCTCTCCCCTTACCGCGAAAAATTGGAACTGAAAGTCGGCGAAACCAAAAAAGTGCTGCACCGCGGCTGGAGCGTCGAAACGACGATGGATAATTTCCTTTTGGATGCCATGCTTTACCACACGAAAACGGATTTAGCCTTCTCCAATGGCTGGCGTTATGGGGTTCCGATCCTGAAGGGCCCGGTGACATTGAGGGAGTTGTACCAGATCATCCCGATGGACCCGCCGATTTCCACCGCTATCCTGACCGGATCCGAACTGCTGGCTATGCTGGAGGAAAACATGGAGAACACCTATGCAGCCGATCCCTTCGACCAGATGGGCGGCTACCTGAAGCGGGCGATGGGCTTGCATGCGTACATTAAACTGGAGAATCCGAAAGGAACGCGTGTCCAAAAACTCTTTATCGGCGGCGAAGAAGTCCTCCCGGATAAAGAATACACGGTCAGCTATGTGACCAACCAGGGCGTGCCGAAAAAGTTCGGAAAAGAACACAAGAATCTGGAAAAGCATGCAGTCGAAGCGATGATGGATTACTTGGCCGAAATGGGTCCGTATGAAAAAGAATTGCGCGGCACCTATCATCTCGTCTGATCGATTTCATGCAAAAAAGTGGCCCAGCCCGCATAAGCGAGTTTGGACCACTTTTTTTGC is a window from the uncultured Trichococcus sp. genome containing:
- a CDS encoding ECF transporter S component, translated to MKTEKSSTYRLVVLALFMALTVVMTLLFRIPIPYGYVNLGDMVLLLAGLSFGGSAGFFVGALGSMLADLFAGYAFYAPITFVVKGLEGFFAGWLFHKMDHKKPWLATGIAGVWMAIGYAIGDTILFSFGAAIASFPLNIAQGLAGAFLSTLLYRWLNPYITKKLK
- a CDS encoding AEC family transporter: MDVRVVFGRMIMLVLIMFVGYLATVMKVFDKHANANFAALITYVTVPALVIASVEGAGEVGTKSDTLFVLLTATLMYLFTVGLAKFSPKLFRADAETEGIIEFLTIFTNNGFMGLPVVQAIFGTGALFYASLYGIPNNLLIYSLGVFLIAKGSKKSRANWKAILLNPGNLASLFAVFVFLFDIKLPALVMDTATSIGNITSPLAMIIIGASLADIDILGAFKEWKIYLFAFYRMIVIPLFLWWALKGILTNPIMLGILVIIAAMPGPAMAVALSMQYGGNTAFATRYVFISTLLSVFTIPLLAALLF
- a CDS encoding bifunctional metallophosphatase/5'-nucleotidase, producing the protein MQEKLTILQINDTHSYLELHNELFYEKETLAFRKAGGYARIQSLIKDFRSKNPTLVFDNGDTIHGTYEAVATKGWHMLPVLNEVGFDAMTFHWDTGFGPANLKQIGKQLDYPILAINAYEKESGNLAFEPYKILSVGELSIGVIGIACNIIDKTMPPHFSEGLSFTLGREELPGYVAELKEKAVDLIIILSHLGFPQDLKLMSEVEGVAICLSGHTHNRQEHIVQVGETAVIQSGSHGSFLGALELSLEDGAIQTIEHQLIPVTQDIPEDAEMKTLVEAALSPYREKLELKVGETKKVLHRGWSVETTMDNFLLDAMLYHTKTDLAFSNGWRYGVPILKGPVTLRELYQIIPMDPPISTAILTGSELLAMLEENMENTYAADPFDQMGGYLKRAMGLHAYIKLENPKGTRVQKLFIGGEEVLPDKEYTVSYVTNQGVPKKFGKEHKNLEKHAVEAMMDYLAEMGPYEKELRGTYHLV